The genomic DNA CCCAGCGCGAGAATCCCGTTGGAGAAAACCAGCCGGTCGCCCCGGTTGGCGAGCTGGCGCGGCAGGAAGCGATCCTTGGCGAGCAGCGACGCGAGCCTGGGGAAATCGGCGAAGCTGGTGTTGGCGGCGAGGACCAGGATCATCGCCGTGGCGATCTGGACCATGTAGTAGAGCGCTCCCGACCCGAATACGGCGTGCGCGAGCTGCGAGAGGATCGTCTCCTCGGCGCGCGGCACCAGGGTGAGGCGGTGCGCCAGAAAGGTCGACCCGAGGAAGAGAAACCCCAGGATAGCGGCCATCCAGCCGAGCGTGATCGAGGCGTTGCGGGACTCCGGCTCGCGGAAGGCGGGGACGGCGTTGCTGATGGCTTCGACTCCTGTCAGCGCCGCGCACCCGGAGGCGAAAGCGCGCAGGAGCAGGAGGATTCCGAGCTCCTCCGTCGCCTCGATCGGGGGGTGCGGCACGGGGGGGAGACCCAGAAACTCCGAACGGATCAATCCGGCCAGGAGCAGCGCTCCAAGGCTGATGATGAAGAAGTAGGTAGGCGGGGCGAACAGCGCCCCCGACTCCCGGATCCCCCGCAGATTGGCCAGCGTGATGAGCGCCACCAGCACGACTCCCAGCGCGACGCGGTGGCCGTAGAGCGCCGCGAAGGCGGAGGTGATTGCCGCGACGCCGGAGGCGATGCTCACCGCTACCGTCAGGAGGTAGTCGACGAGGAGGGCGGCCGCGGCGGTGAGGCCGGGCCCTTCGCCCAGGTTCTCCTTGGCCACGATGTAGGCCCCGCCGCCCGACGGATAGGCATGGATCGTCTGGCGGTAGGAGACGGCGACGATGAACAGGAGGATCGCGACGCAGGCGGCCACCGGCAGGCCGTAGCTCAAGGCGGCGAGGCCTCCCGCCGAAAGGGCCAGAAGGATCTCTTCGGTCGCGTAGGCCACGGAGGAGAGGGCGTCCGACGAGAAGACCGCCAGCGCGACCGTCTTGGAGATGCGCTGGTGCGTGGTCTGCGAGGTGGCGAGGGGATCGCCCAGGAGGATGCGCTTCAGCGAGAACGGGCTTTCCGAAGCCCGCGATTTCCGGTATCGATCGACCACCTTGATCGGAACGTACTTGCCCATGCTCCGGCCGGTGCCTCAAAAAAAAGGGCCACGGTACGAAGACCGTGGCCGCGACAACGCGGATTCTAGGCAACTTCAGCCCTCCGCGTCAATGGGGCTCCGTTTGACCCTTCCCTCCGCGTCCGTTATCGTAACTTGCCTCTGAACTCAGCCTTTCTACGGAGCTTCCGCGGTGCGCGTGGTTCCTTATCTTCCCGCCCTGGCCCTGATCCTGTGCTCCGCCGGCGCCCAAGAGCCGCCCTCCCCGCCCCCGAATGCCGCCATCGTCTCCCTGATGCATCGCGCGGCGGAGGAGCGGCGCCAGGGGGCCTACCAGGAGGCCTCCGAAACCTACCGCCAGATCGTGCGGCTCGCGCCGCGGATGTTCGAGGCCCATCTCTTTCTCGCCGACACGCTGCGCAAGCGCCAGCTCGACGGCGAGGCGGAGCCGGAGTTCCGGACCGCCCGGGAGATCAAGCCGGAAGATCCGCTGCCGCACGTCGGCCTCGCGGAGATGAAGCGGGAGCGCTTCCGGTTCTCGGAAGCGCTGTCGCTTCTGGACGAGGGGATGCGGGCGGTCCCCCCCGACCGGCGCGAGCCGCTGATCGTGGCCAAGGCGTCGATCCTGCGGCAAAGGGGCGATCCGGCCGGCGCCTTGACGGTGCTCGCGGAAGGGGCGAAGCGCTTCCCGGAGTCGGCCCGGATCCCGGAGTCGGTGGCCCGGAGCCTCGAGGAGCAGGGACGTCTCGGCGAAGCGCTGGAAGCCTGGCAGCGCGCCGCGGTGCGATCTCCGGACAACGTCGCGGTCGGGCTCGAGCTCAAGGAGGCCCAAAGGCTCGCGAGCCGGCTCGCGGAGGCGGAAGCCGCCGCGGCGAAGCCGGGGGCGGGGGAAGGGGCGTGGAGGAATCTGGCGCGCCTGCGCTGGACCGCGCGGCAGTTTCCCGGGGCGGTGACGGCCGCCGAAGCCGTCCTGCGCCGCCAGCCGAAGAGCTCCGAGCTGCTGCTTCTGCGCGGGCTGGCGCTCGAGAGAGCCGGGCAGCGCGAGGAAGCGGAGGCCGCGTTCGCGCGGATCGATCCGCAAGCTCCCGAGGATCTCCTGGCGCTGTTCCACCGCGCCTACCTGGCCCGCCTCGCCGGCAAGGGCGCCGCGGAGGAGAAGCTCTGGCGGGCCGCCCTGGAGCGCCACCCGCGCGACGGGACGGCCGCTCTGATGCTGGTCCTGGGCTGGAAGCGGAACGGAATCCTGGAGGAGAGGATCGCGACGCTGCGCCAGGGCTCGGGGCGCGGCCGCGGGGACGCTCGCGGCCGGCGCATCCTGGAGGGCACGGCCCTCGAGGAGGCGGGGCGCGACGCCGAGGCGCTGGCGGTCTACGAACGCCTTTTCCTGGAGGAGCCGCGGGATCCCGAATCGGCGGCGCGGCTCTCCGGCCTGCTGTCGCTGCATCCCGCGCTTCTCAAGCAGCGCCTGGAGGAGGAGTCGGCCGGCCCGCCGGGCAAGCCCTCCACGCCCGGGCCCGGGCGGAGCCTGCTGCGCTCGCAGCTGCTGCTGGCCGCCGGCCGGACCCAGGCGGCGGTCGACGAGCTGAAAGAAGCGGCGACGATCTTCCCGGAGCGCGAGGAAGTGCTGCTGGCGCTCGCTTCGCTGTCGGGGCTCGCGGCGACCGAGACTGCCGAGATCGCCATCCTTCTCGACCGGGCGGCGGCCTCGTTCCCCCGCAGCCCCTGGACACAGCTGGAGCGGGGCCTCTTCCGCCTGCAGCGCGGCGATTTCGAGGGGGCGATCGCGGAGGGCAGGGAAGTGATCCGCCTGGCGCCCGCGCTCCCCGAGGGGCACCAGCTGCTCGCGGCGGCGAGCCGCCTGGGGGAAGATCCCGGCAAGGCGATGGAGGAGCTGCGCACTTCGCTGCTCCTCGATCCAGCCGACTCGCCGGGAGTCGTCAAGTTCCAGAAAGCGCTGATTCTCGCGGCGGGCGGGGAGCGCCGCGAGGCGCAGGCGGCCCTGGAAGGGGAGATGCCGATCTTTCCGGAGCTGACTTACCGGCTGGCCTGGACGTTCGTGCGCCGGACCTTCCTGGATCGGACCTTCCGCGGCCAGGACTGGCTCGCCTGGCGGGATCGCTTCGACGATCCGGCCGCGGCCCCGGAGACGGCCTGCGCGGCGGTCGCGGAGATGCTGGCGTCGCTGCGGGATCCCTACACGCGATTGCGCGGCAAGGAAGAGACCGCCTCCCTGTTCCTGAAGCCGCGCTCCGGCAAGCTGGAGACCGACGTCTCGGGCGCGCCCAGCCGCGCCAGCGCCTCGGTCGTGGCCGGGGATCTGGGAGAGAACTTCGGCTATATCCGGCTCACTAATCTGACCGATCCCTCGGCGCGCGAGTCGATCCGGCGGGCCCTCCAGGAGATGGCGGAGCGCGACGGGCTCGTCCTCGATCTGCGGGGAAATCTCGGGGGGATGGCGTCGGAGGCCGACGCGATCGCCGGGTTGCTCCTTGCTCCGGGGGAGGAGCTGGGGCGGGAGCGGACCCGTTTCGGCGAGCAGGTTCAGAGGACGCCGGAGACGGGGCCCGGCGGCTCCCGGAAGCCCCTGGTGATTCTCACCGACCGCCGGACCGGCAGCGCCGCCGAGAAGCTGGCGTCCGGCCTGCAAGGAGCCGGGCGCGCCACGGTCCTGGGGGACGAGACGTTCGGCAAGGGAGTGGGGCAGATGAGCCGCCTGCTTCCGGGCGGGGTCATGGTCTTGGTCACGGCGGTGGAAAGCCTGACCCGAACGGGAGGAGCGATCGAAGGGAAAGGAGTCGTCCCCGACGTCCCCGGTGAAGACGTGTCCCTCGAGAAGGCCAAGGAGCTGCTGCGCCAACCGAACCCCCAGAGGAGGTGACGCCATGCCACGAGGAGCGGCCCGCCGGGAATCCCGGCCGCCGGCGGGAAAGAGCACGCGCTGCGTGCATGCCGGATCCCGCCGGTCGGGTCCCGCCGCGCTTTCCCCGCCGATCTACCAGACCGCCACCTTCCGGCTTCCGAGCGCCTCCGTCGGGGCCCGCTACTCCGATTCGGTGGCTCCCGGTGAGCTCTACACGCGCTGGGGGAACCCGACCCTCAAGCAACTGGAAGAGGGGATCGCCGAGCTGGAAGGGGGCGAGGCGGCGCTCGTCACCTCCTCAGGCATGGCGGCCGCAAGCGTGGCGATCCTGACGGGGCTGCGTGCGGGAGACCACGTCGTCGGCGGCACCGCCGCCTACGCCGGAGTCATGGAGATCGAGACGGAGCTGCTGCCTCGCTTCGGCATCGAAGCGACCCTCGTCGAGAACAGCGACCCCGAATCGTACCGCCGCGCCGTGCGGCCCAACACCAAGCTGATCCTCGTGGAGACTCCCGCGAATCCGACGATGTCGGTCACCGATTTGGCGGCCGTGGCGCGGATCGCGCGCCAATACGGGATCCGCACGGCCGCGGACAACACCTTCGCGACGCCCATCAACCAGAATCCGATCCGCCTCGGGATCGACACCGTCTTTCATTCGGCGACGAAGGCCCTTGCCGGCCATTCCGACGTTTCGGCCGGCGTCGTCGTGGGCGGCTCGGAGTTCATCCGCCGCGCCTGGAGCACGCTGAAGCTCCTCGGCCCCGTCCTGAACCCGATCGACGCCTGGCTCGTCCTGCGGGGGCTCCGGACGCTGGCGCTGCGCGCCCGGCGGCAGAACGACAACGCCCTCGCCATCGCGCGCTTCCTCGAGCGACATCCGGCCGTCTTGTGCGTCCATTATCCCGGCCTTCCTTCGCATCCCGGCCACCGTGTCGCCCGCCGGCAGATGTCCGGCTTCGGCGGTCTGCTCGCCTTCGAGCTGAAGGGCGGCCTGCGCGCCGGCGTGCGGCTGGTGGAATCGCTGAGCGTCATCACGCTCGCGGTGAGCCTCGGAGGGGTTGAGACGCTGATCCAGCACCCCGCCTCGATGACCCACACGATGATCCCGAAGAAGGCGCGCGAAGAGGCGGGGATCACCGACGGGATGATCCGCTTCTCATGCGGCATCGAGGACGCGGACGACCTGATCGCCGACCTGGATCAGGGGCTGAGGAAGGCCGGCCGGAGGGCGCGGCACTAGGGTCGCGTCTCAAAAATCATGTTACATTCGGCCCCCGATCCATCCCGGCTCGCCGCGTTGCGCCTCGCTTGCGTACCGCCTTGGGTACGCGACGCTCTGGCGCGCCTTGCGATCCGGGCGCCTCGGAGACCTCGGCGTTAACATGATTTCCGAAACGCAACACTAGCGCTGCTGTGGTCCACGTCCGCCATGAGTCAAGGCGCATTGATCCAGCAGGTGGGAGTCCTGGCCCCGGTAAAGGTCGTCGCGTCTGAGTAGACTGAGAAGCAGGCAAGGGATCCGACTGCCGATCTCTGGAGTCGTTTTTCAGGCGGCCCGTCGCCAGCCTTCGCTGAGCCACCGAAAAGGCTCTCGGGCACCGCAACACTGCGTCTTTTCTGTTACAGCGGGTGTCCCCCGTTTGTGCTCTGCCCGCTTCGTTTCCCTTCGGGCTCTGGAGGGCCGGACCTTGGACGCCGCCGTCCTGGAAGGCCGCCGTTTGACGCGCGCCTACCGCCTCGGCTCCACGCGCGTCGTGGCGCTCGCCGGAGTCGACGTCGACGTTCGCCGGGGTGAAATCCTCGCTCTGCAGGGCCCCTCCGGATCGGGCAAGACGACGCTCATCAATCTTCTCGGGCTGCTCGACGGCGCCGACGAAGGGGAAGTGCTCCTCGACGGGCGCCCGGTGCCGCGCCGGGACGAGAATCTCCTCGCCGATTTGCGGCGCGATCGGTTCGGCTTCGTCTTCCAGACCTTCAACCTCGTTCCGGTGCTCACGGCCGCCGAGAACGTCGAGGTGCCGATGGCGCTGCAGGGGACCCCGGGCGTCCGGCGGCGCCGCCGGGCGCGGGAGCTTCTCGAGCGGGTCGGTATCGGAGACAAGGCGGAAATCCGGCCGGACCTGCTCTCAGGGG from Candidatus Polarisedimenticolia bacterium includes the following:
- a CDS encoding APC family permease, with product MGKYVPIKVVDRYRKSRASESPFSLKRILLGDPLATSQTTHQRISKTVALAVFSSDALSSVAYATEEILLALSAGGLAALSYGLPVAACVAILLFIVAVSYRQTIHAYPSGGGAYIVAKENLGEGPGLTAAAALLVDYLLTVAVSIASGVAAITSAFAALYGHRVALGVVLVALITLANLRGIRESGALFAPPTYFFIISLGALLLAGLIRSEFLGLPPVPHPPIEATEELGILLLLRAFASGCAALTGVEAISNAVPAFREPESRNASITLGWMAAILGFLFLGSTFLAHRLTLVPRAEETILSQLAHAVFGSGALYYMVQIATAMILVLAANTSFADFPRLASLLAKDRFLPRQLANRGDRLVFSNGILALGALSAVLLVIFHAETHAIIPLYAVGVFLSFTLSQFGMVRHWYDNPEPGWQRKMLVNLVGGITTAVVTVVIASTKFIHGAWIVVVLIWLLVMMFRGVRRHYTLVARELTLEGYVPTAPAGHLVVVLIAGVHRGVLEALRYARSLSSNVTALSVEIDPAVTERVRERWKQWAGGIPMVVLKSNYRSVVRPFLDYLDDYLEKNPNHLVTVILPEFVPTRWWHHLMHNQTAFLIKAALLFKSGVIVTSVPHHLARR
- a CDS encoding S41 family peptidase: MRVVPYLPALALILCSAGAQEPPSPPPNAAIVSLMHRAAEERRQGAYQEASETYRQIVRLAPRMFEAHLFLADTLRKRQLDGEAEPEFRTAREIKPEDPLPHVGLAEMKRERFRFSEALSLLDEGMRAVPPDRREPLIVAKASILRQRGDPAGALTVLAEGAKRFPESARIPESVARSLEEQGRLGEALEAWQRAAVRSPDNVAVGLELKEAQRLASRLAEAEAAAAKPGAGEGAWRNLARLRWTARQFPGAVTAAEAVLRRQPKSSELLLLRGLALERAGQREEAEAAFARIDPQAPEDLLALFHRAYLARLAGKGAAEEKLWRAALERHPRDGTAALMLVLGWKRNGILEERIATLRQGSGRGRGDARGRRILEGTALEEAGRDAEALAVYERLFLEEPRDPESAARLSGLLSLHPALLKQRLEEESAGPPGKPSTPGPGRSLLRSQLLLAAGRTQAAVDELKEAATIFPEREEVLLALASLSGLAATETAEIAILLDRAAASFPRSPWTQLERGLFRLQRGDFEGAIAEGREVIRLAPALPEGHQLLAAASRLGEDPGKAMEELRTSLLLDPADSPGVVKFQKALILAAGGERREAQAALEGEMPIFPELTYRLAWTFVRRTFLDRTFRGQDWLAWRDRFDDPAAAPETACAAVAEMLASLRDPYTRLRGKEETASLFLKPRSGKLETDVSGAPSRASASVVAGDLGENFGYIRLTNLTDPSARESIRRALQEMAERDGLVLDLRGNLGGMASEADAIAGLLLAPGEELGRERTRFGEQVQRTPETGPGGSRKPLVILTDRRTGSAAEKLASGLQGAGRATVLGDETFGKGVGQMSRLLPGGVMVLVTAVESLTRTGGAIEGKGVVPDVPGEDVSLEKAKELLRQPNPQRR
- a CDS encoding aminotransferase class I/II-fold pyridoxal phosphate-dependent enzyme, whose protein sequence is MPRGAARRESRPPAGKSTRCVHAGSRRSGPAALSPPIYQTATFRLPSASVGARYSDSVAPGELYTRWGNPTLKQLEEGIAELEGGEAALVTSSGMAAASVAILTGLRAGDHVVGGTAAYAGVMEIETELLPRFGIEATLVENSDPESYRRAVRPNTKLILVETPANPTMSVTDLAAVARIARQYGIRTAADNTFATPINQNPIRLGIDTVFHSATKALAGHSDVSAGVVVGGSEFIRRAWSTLKLLGPVLNPIDAWLVLRGLRTLALRARRQNDNALAIARFLERHPAVLCVHYPGLPSHPGHRVARRQMSGFGGLLAFELKGGLRAGVRLVESLSVITLAVSLGGVETLIQHPASMTHTMIPKKAREEAGITDGMIRFSCGIEDADDLIADLDQGLRKAGRRARH
- a CDS encoding ABC transporter ATP-binding protein, giving the protein MDAAVLEGRRLTRAYRLGSTRVVALAGVDVDVRRGEILALQGPSGSGKTTLINLLGLLDGADEGEVLLDGRPVPRRDENLLADLRRDRFGFVFQTFNLVPVLTAAENVEVPMALQGTPGVRRRRRARELLERVGIGDKAEIRPDLLSGGQRQRVAIARALANDPEIILADEPTANLDSATAGEILDLLDHLAKERRVALVLATHDPAVVERAGRVVTLRDGRVAARRD